One window of the Colletotrichum destructivum chromosome 4, complete sequence genome contains the following:
- a CDS encoding Putative RTA-like protein, whose amino-acid sequence MPELQSYNGYYLWHYVPSLVAAIIFEVLFVLVTLFHAWKIARTKTWFCIVFCIGGLLEIIGYAGRAIAREKTGEIGPYVMQSVTILVAPALFAASVYMTLGRIIRSVHGESLSVIRINWLTRIFVTGDVFSFLVQASGAGLMVKDGSQDMGQNLIVAGLVIQIVLFGIFWVTAIMFHVRLAKYPTEASASGRSPWRSGLWMLYAVSAFIMVRSIFRLIEYVLGSDGYPLQNEWTLYVFDATLMFFVMVAFGFRFPAAFQIRKGGSQSTSDVENYDMTAETNGSQRVAKGKSMR is encoded by the exons ATGCCCGAGCTACAGTCGTACAATGGGTACTACCTCTGGCACTACGTGCCGAGCCTCGTAGCGGCCATCATCTTCGAGGTGCTCTTCGTCCTGGTGACGCTCTTCCACGCGTGGAAGATTGCGAGGACAAAGACGTGGTTCTGCATCGTCTTTTGCATCGGCGGTCTTT TGGAAATCATTGGATATGCAGGACGGGCGATCGCGcgcgagaagacgggcgagatCGGGCCGTACGTGATGCAGAGCGTGACGATCCtggtggcgccggcgctcTTCGCGGCGTCGGTGTACATGACGCTGGGCCGCATCATCCGCAGCGTGCACGGCGAGTCGCTGTCGGTGATCCGGATCAACTGGCTCACACGCATCTTCGTGACGGGCGACGTCTTCTCGTTCCTCGTGCAGGCGAGCGGCGCAGGGCTCATGGTCAAGGACGGCAGCCAGGACATGGGGCAGAACCTCATCGTGGCGGGTCTCGTGATCCAGATCGTGCTGTTCGGCATCTTCTGGGTGACGGCCATCATGTTCCACGTGCGGCTGGCCAAGTACCCGACCGAGGCGTCGGCCAGCGGACGGTCGCCGTGGCGGTCGGGCCTCTGGATGCTGTACGCGGTCAGCGCCTTCATCATGGTGCGGTCCATCTTCCGACTGATCGAGTACGTCCTGGGCAGCGACGGCTACCCGCTGCAGAACGAGTGGACGCTGTACGTGTTCGACGCGACGCTCATGTTCTTCGTCATGGTCGCCTTCGGGTTCCGGTTCCCGGCGGCGTTCCAGATCCGGAAGGGAGGGTCGCAGTCGACGTCGGACGTGGAGAACTACGACATGACGGCGGAGACGAACGGAAGCCAGCGAGTGGCCAAGGGCAAGTCGATGCGGTAA
- a CDS encoding Putative cupredoxin has translation MFSIKTLSTVLLAAIAATVSAAPTNTVGTKTPSRTTHLTGVTHSVVAGLGGLRFDPDNVVAEIGDVVEWHFLPRNHSVVQSSFADPCVPLADGTSFFSGFNFFTPEGQADNVFQVVVEDRKPIWYYCAQNVGQHCSSGMVGVINQNFDSPDFTLAKHKALAAQKGDAIIPAVQQGGYVIPNPNPLGGFKL, from the exons ATGTTCTCCATCAAGACCCTCTCCACCGTTctcctggccgccatcgccgccaccgtctcggccgcTCCGACTAACACAGTCGGCACCAAGACGCCGTCCCGCACGACCCACCTCACCGGTGTCACTCACTCCGTcgttgccggcctcggcggcctccgcTTCGACCCGGACAACGTCGTCGCTGAGATTGGTGACGTTGTCGAGTGGCACTTCCTGCCTCGCAACCACTCGGTCGTCCAGTCCAGCTTCGCTGACCCTTGCGTgcccctcgccgacggcacctccttcttctccggcTTCAACTTCTTCACCCCCGAAGGCCAGGCCGACAACgtcttccaggtcgtcgtcgaggaccgCAAGCCTATC TGGTACTACTGTGCTCAGAACGTCGGCCAGCATTGCTCCTCCGGCATGGTTGGCGTCATCAACCAGAACTTTGACAGCCCCGACTTCACCCTCGCCAAGCACAAGGCCTTGGCTGCCCAGAAGGGCGATGCCATTATCCCTGCTGTCCAGCAGGGCGGCTACGTCATTCCCAACCCCAACCCGCTCGGAGGCTTCAAGCTCTAA
- a CDS encoding Putative zn(2)Cys(6) fungal-type DNA-binding domain-containing protein, translating into MAPQTRNHPAPALGDGSANGGDTPPSTPGTTAAEIKLRRAHKKSRNGCKECKRRHVKCDETRPACVNCATAERHCSYLDSLPASARSAASSVPAKRGFVVAGHSPASSGGTGGGGIGDGGGGNSSSNSGSLINAGSMPAVATSPSITAVVNDFIMRSDVDREVASPANGQFFTLEHMRLLHHLETNMDVFMCADDFLKPLVDMNLECALNAPYLMDVLLGLSALHMADLHPDRADYYRHQATQLQTRALVLFNVAKEDISDDTCIPMFLFASTLGTHLLCDTLRANRHDFNAFLDQFAGYLNLHRGVSTVTSRSWHVIRESGAKRFIDFLESRRPADHEPSEVDILHRMLDQADLGPASLQACRDAAETLRHSYAIYRSISERSTHQSASVMSFGVRVTTGFIDVLKQRRPEALVILAFYAVLLHWCRNFWIFADAGEFLIRAVASHLGDYWSEWLAFPLSVLGGHTG; encoded by the coding sequence ATGGCGCCCCAGACGCGCAATcacccggcgccggctctTGGCGACGGCTCGGCCAATGGTGGCGACACCCCCCCGAGCACCCCCGGcacgaccgccgccgagatcaagCTCCGCCGCGCGCACAAGAAGTCTCGCAACGGGTGCAAGGAGTGTAAGCGCCGGCATGTCAAGTGCGACGAGACGCGCCCGGCTTGCGTCAACTGCGCGACCGCCGAGCGTCATTGCTCCTATCTCGACTCCCTGCCGGCCTCCGCCCGCTCtgccgcctcctccgtcccCGCCAAGCGaggcttcgtcgtcgccggccacaGCCCGGCCAGCTCCGGCGGtaccggcggcggcggcatcggcgacggcggtggtggtaacagcagcagcaacagcggcAGCCTCATCAATGCCGGCAGCATGCCCGCCGTAGCCACCTCACCCTCcatcaccgccgtcgtcaacgacTTCATCATGCGCTCCGACGTCGACCGCGAGGTCGCCAGCCCCGCCAACGGCCAGTTCTTCACCCTCGAGCACATGCGCCTGCTGCACCACCTCGAGACCAACATGGACGTCTTCATGTGCGCCGACGACTTTTTGAAGCCCCTCGTCGACATGAACCTCGAGTGCGCCCTCAACGCCCCCTACCTCATGGACGTCCTGCTCGGCCTGTCCGCCCTGCACATGGCCGACCTGCACCCGGACCGCGCCGACTACTACCGCCACCAGGCCACCCAGCTGCAGACCCGCGCCCTCGTGCTCTTCaacgtcgccaaggaggacatCTCGGACGACACCTGCATCCCCATGttcctcttcgcctccaCCCTCGGCACCCATTTGCTCTGCGACACCCTGCGCGCCAACCGCCACGACTTcaacgccttcctcgaccaGTTCGCCGGCTACCTCAACCTCCACCGCGGCGTCAGCACCGTCACGAGCCGCTCCTGGCACGTCATCCGCGAGTCCGGCGCCAAGCGCTTCATCGACTTCCTCGAGTCCCGCCGCCCCGCCGACCACGAACCCTCCGAGGTCGACATCCTCCACCGCATGCTCGACCAGGCCGACCTGGGCCCAGCCTCGCTGCAGGCCtgccgcgacgccgccgagaccctGCGCCACTCGTACGCCATCTACCGCAGCATCTCCGAGCGGAGCACCCACCAGTCCGCCTCTGTCATGTCCTTTGGCGTCCGCGTCACCACCGGCTTCATCGACGTTCTCAAGCAGCGCCGCCCCGAggccctcgtcatcctcgccttctACGCCGTCCTGCTGCACTGGTGCCGCAACTTTTGGATCtttgccgacgccggcgagttcctcatccgcgccgtcgcctcccACCTCGGCGACTACTGGTCCGAGTGGCTCGccttccccctctccgtGCTCGGAGGGCACACGGGATGA
- a CDS encoding Putative adaptor protein complex, sigma subunit, which yields MINAFLVFNGQGQPRLTKFYTQLETSMQQRLISEIFTLVSNRPAGSCNFLPLPPLLAASGTSHSSSEAENDVPSLVTYRNYATLYFIVISTSTESPLALIDLIQVYVEALDKLFENVCELDLIFNFETLHATLGEMIVGGVVIETNLDRIVSGVRAQGTVAKRPVNEGRNVGLGSGLGMGGNFVWHGR from the exons ATGATCAACGCCTTTCTGGTCTTCAACGGCCAGGGTCAGCCCCGGCTGACCAAGTTCTATACTCAACTG GAAACCAGCATGCAACAGCGCCTGATCTCCGAGATCTTCACCCTCGTCTCCAACCGTCCGGCCGGCTCTTGCAACTTCCTCCCGCTGCCCCCGTTgctcgccgcctcgggcacCTCGCACTCGTCATCGGAAGCGGAGAACGACGTGCCCTCCCTCGTCACCTACCGCAACTACGCGACCCTCTacttcatcgtcatctcgacctcgactGAGTCGCCCCTCGCGCTGATCGACCTGATCCAAGTCTACGTCGAGGCGCTCGATAAGCTCTTTGAGAATGTGTGCGAGCTGGACCTCATCTTCAACTTCGAGACGCTACACGCAACACTGGGCGAGATGATTGTAGGAGGAGTGGTGATAGAGACGAATCTGGATCGCATCGTGTCTGGGGTGAGAGCGCAAGGCACCGTAGCCAAACGACCCGTGAATGAGGGCCGCAACGTCGGGTTGGGAAGCGGACTGGGCATGGGAGGCAACTTCGTCTGGCATGGACGGTAA
- a CDS encoding Putative aminoacyl-tRNA synthetase, class Ia, valyl/Leucyl/Isoleucyl-tRNA synthetase, editing — protein sequence MANEAAKALEALQVSKTKELKGTEKRDFLISLEKKYQQKWAEEKIFEVDAPSTAEVPLHSITAEELRQQQPKWMGCMAFPYMNGRLHAGHLFSVSKVEFGAGVARMQGKRALFPMGWHATGMPIKAVADKLKNEVAMFGRDFEGYKEEVLVDEKPVEAKEAREDITKFSTKKSKANAKTIKAKYQFQIMEAMGIPRQEIHLFADASYWLDFFPPLAQKDLTSLGFRIDWRRSFITTEANPYFDAFVRWQMIRLKELNKIKFGKRYTIYSIKDGQPCMDHDRAEGEGVGAQEYTGLKMKVLEWAPKAGEALKSKLPADANVFLIPATLRPETMYGQNAVFVSPKITYGVFKASEKDYYIMTQRAARNMAYQGLFVQDGVVDQTADIDGSALIGTRVNAPFSIHKDGVRVLPMESILPTKGTGVVTSVPSDSPADWVMTMDLRKKAAYYGIEQEWAELEVVSIINTPSGDMIAKTLCEQLKIASPKDTVQLEKAKETAYSEGFYKGTMNIGEFKGEPVETAKPKVRQALIDQGLAFVYSEPERKVVSRSGDDCIVALMDQWYLDYGEESWKKTALDWVENADGKGLNTFSHETKNAFQGVLNWLNQWACARSYGLGSKLPWDPQFLVESLSDSTIYMAYYTIAPYLHKDIFGREKGTGDIGPEQMIDEVWDYVFCRRELDDRIVSESKISKETLESMRRSFEYFYPLDLRSSGKDLIGNHLTFFLYIHLAIFKPEYWPRGIRTNGHLMLNGEKMSKSTGNFMTLQDVARKFGADAARIGLADAGDTNGDSNFEEDVANQAILRLHTLREWCEDAVKNKSELRTGEWNFFDKVFNNEMNVIAKEAIQQYTETSYKLALKAAFYDFNNALSFYRESSATAKMHHDLVLRYIELQSLLIAVIAPHWAESVWVEILGKPTSIQQATFPEIPETDAALTAARKYISVTASNVNSAESLQLKKKAKGKETSFDPKKPKALTIFMSEKFPQWQQAYIDLLKEMWNPETNSVDDKALNGKIAKMGEMKKAMPFVQGLKRRLQLGEPASAVLERKLAFDEKAVLVDMIDGLKRSANLVEVKIIAVEEGSKKGTDLVSGAVEENLPPNAEGAVPGAPNFLFANVESS from the exons ATGGCCAACGAAGCCGCCAAGGCTCTTGAGGCCCTCCAGGtctccaagaccaaggagctcaagggAACCGAGAAGCGCGACTTTCTCATTTCTCTCGAGAAGAAGTACCAGCAGAAAtgggccgaggagaagatcttcgaggtcgacgccccCTCCACGGCCGAGGTCCCCCTGCACTCCatcaccgccgaggagctgcgccagcagcagcccaaATG GATGGGTTGCATGGCCTTCCCCTACATGAACGGCCGTCTTCACGCCGGCCACCTGTTCTCCGTGAGCAAGGTCGAGTTCGGTGCTGGT GTCGCCCGTATGCAAGGAAAGCGTGCTCTGTTCCCCATGGGATGGCACGCGACCGGCATGCCCATCAAGGCTGTTGCCGACAAGCTGAAGAACGAAGTTGCCATGTTTGGCCGCGACTTTGAGGGATACAAGgaggaggtcctcgtcgacgaaaagcccgtcgaggccaaggaggcccgCGAAGATATCACAAAGTTCTCCACCAAGAAGAGCAAGGCGAATGCCAAGACGATCAAGGCCAAGTACCAG TTCCAAATTATGGAGGCCATGGGTATCCCCAGGCAGGAGATTCATCTCTTCGCCGATGCTTCGTACTGGCTCGACTTCTTCCCGCCTCTGGCTCAGAAGGACCTCACAAGCCTCGGTTTCAGAATTG ACTGGCGCCGTTCGTTCATCACCACCGAGGCCAACCCCTACTTTGATGCTTTTGTTCGCTGGCAGATGATCCGCCTCAAGGAGCTAAACAAGATCAAGTTTGGCAAGAGATACACCATCTACTCTATCAAGGATG GACAACCTTGCATGGACCACGATCGCGCTGAGGGTGAAG GCGTCGGTGCCCAGGAGTACACGGGACTTAAGATGAAGGTCCTCGAATGGGCGCCCAAGGCTGGTGAGGCTCTCAAGTCCAAGCTGCCCGCGGACGCCAATGTCTTCCTCATCCCGGCCACCCTACGCCCCGAGACTATGTACGGCCAGAACGCCGTTTTCGTGTCCCCCAAGATCACGTACGGTGTCTTCAAGGCTTCGGAGAAGGACTACTATATCATGACCCAGCG TGCCGCTCGCAACATGGCCTACCAGGGTCTTTTCGTccaggacggcgtcgtcgaccagacCGCCGACATTGACGGTTCTGCTCTTATCGGCACCCGTGTCAACGCTCCCTTCTCCATCCACAAGGACGGTGTCCGCGTCCTGCCCATGGAGTCGATTCTGCCCACG AAAGGAACGGGTGTCGTCACCTCTGTCCCTTCGGACAGTCCTGCCGACTGGGTCATGACCATGGATCTCCGCAAGAAGGCTGCCTACTACGGCATCGAACAGGAGTGGGCTGAGCTCGAGGTTgtctccatcatcaacacccCGTCTGGTGACATGATTGCCAAGACTCTGTGCGAGCAGCTGAAGATTGCCTCGCCCAAGGACACCGTGCAGCTCGAAAAAGCCAAGGAAACGGCCTACAGCGAAGGCTTTTACAAGGGAACCATGAACATTGGCGAGTTCAAGGGCGAGCCGGTCGAAACAGCCAAGCCTAAGGTCCGCCAGGCTTTGATCGACCAGGGTCTTGCCTTTGTCTACTCGGAGCCCGAGCGCAAGGTTGTCAGTCGATCCGGCGACGACTGCATCGTCGCGCTGATGGACCAGTGGTACCTCGACTACGGAGAAGAGTcctggaagaagacggctCTCGACTGGGTCGAGAATGCGGACGGCAAGGGCCTCAACACCTTCAGCCACGAGACCAAGAACGCCTTCCAGGGTGTCCTCAACTGGCTCAACCAGTGGGCGTGCGCGAGATCGTACGGTCTTGGATCCAAGCTGCCTTGGGACCCTCAGTTCCTCGTCGAGTCGCTGAGCGACAGTACCATTTACATGGCGTACTACACCATCGCCCCCTACCTCCACAAGGACATCTTTGGTCGGGAGAAGGGCACCGGCGACATCGGCCCCGAGCAGATGATTGATGAGGTGTGGGACTACGTCTTCTGCCGTCGTGAGCTTGACGATAGGATCGTGTCCGAGTCCAAGATCTCCAAGGAGACCCTGGAGAGCATGCGTCGTTCGTTTGAGTACTTCTACCCCCTGGACCTTCGCAGCTCCGGCAAGGACCTCATCGGCAACCACTTGACCTTCTTCCTCTACATCCATCTCGCCATCTTCAAACCCGAATATTGGCCCCGAGGCATCCGCACTAACGGCCATCTCATGCTCAACGGCGAGAAGATGAGCAAGTCGACCGGTAACTTCATGACCCTGCAGGACGTCGCCCGCAAAttcggcgccgacgccgcccgcatTGGTCTCGCCGACGCTGGCGACACGAACGGCGACAGCAACTTTGAAGAGGACGTTGCCAACCAAGCCATCCTGCGTCTCCACACTCTTAGAG AATGGTGCGAGGATGCTGTCAAGAACAAGAGCGAGCTCCGCACGGGCGAGTGGAACTTCTTTGACAAGGTCTTCAACAACGAAATGAACGTCATTGCCAAGGAGGCAATCCAACAATACA CCGAGACGTCTTACAAGCTGGCTCTTAAGGCCGCTTTCTACGA CTTCAACAACGCCCTCTCTTTCTACCGCGAGAGCAGCGCGACGGCCAAGATGCACCACGACCTGGTGCTCCGGTACATCGAGCTCCAGAGtctcctcatcgccgtcatcgcgCCTCACTGGGCCGAGTCGGTGTGGGTGGAGATCCTCGGCAAGCCGACGTCGATCCAGCAGGCGACGTTCCCCGAGATCCCCGAGACGGACGCGGCGCtcacggcggcgaggaagtaCATTTCGGTGACGGCGTCCAACGTCAACTCGGCCGAGTCCCTGcagctcaagaagaaggccaagggcaaggagacgTCATTCGAccccaagaagcccaaggcgCTCACCATCTTCATGAGCGAGAAGTTCCCGCAGTGGCAGCAGGCGTACATCGACCTCCTCAAGGAGATGTGGAACCCCGAGACCAACTCGGTGGACGACAAGGCGCTCAACGGCAAGATCGCCAAGATGGgggagatgaagaaggcgatgCCGTTCGTGCAGGGTCTCAAGAGGCGTCTCCAGTTGGGCGAGCCGGCGAGCGCGGTGTTGGAGCGCAAGCTGGCGTTTGACGAGAAGGCGGTGCTCGTGGACATGATTGACGGCCTCAAGCGCAGCGCCAACCTTGTCGAGGTCAAGATCATtgcggtggaggagggcagCAAGAAGGGTACGGACCTCGTCAGCGGGGCCGTGGAGGAGAACCTGCCGCCCAACGCCGAGGGTGCGGTGCCGGGAGCGCCCAACTTCCTGTTTGCCAACGTGGAGTCGTCATGA
- a CDS encoding Putative glycoside hydrolase, family 43, concanavalin A-like lectin/glucanase domain superfamily yields the protein MAGPLRSESERGAGKRCLQLRKRFLVRTSLPSMRLLSLFWLSAITLATHGQSQVNKTFTNPVLPGWNSDPSCTFVKEWENTFFCTVSSFLAFPGIPVYASKDLVNWKLASNALTRPEQVPELYRNSGQNEGIWASTIRFRDGTFYLITSYVSWYDGWGPKILLFTTTDPYDDASWTGPLHVENPANDIDPDIFWDDGKVFMSVAAGIYISEIDLTTGAATEPIKVWNGTGDRNPEGPHLYRKDDYYYLLIGEGGTETNHSVTIARSREIAGPYEGAPHNPILTAKDTDLYFQTVGHADLFQDASGNWWGIALATRSGPAWEIYPMGRETVLFAVDWKDGEWPFLDVVRGTMTGPLPPVNMDIPGDGHWIDEPDVVDFAPGSELPRHFFFWRPPKTSLFTISPHGQPNTLAISPSPVNLSAIPAFEPKEDGLGFIARKQSATLFNYTVDVSFNPEVEEEEAGISVFLTQAQHIDLGIVNLQACSGTTFIPRFRFRVEASGKPNITVPETVVVPVPKEWRSEPIRLSVSAVSDTEYVFGAAPAARPEEYKEIGSASALIVSGGSGPFTGTVVGAYATNNGGQGKTPAYFSRWRYTPVAQKIEQDTLVPAK from the exons ATGGCCGGACCTCTAAGGTCAGAGAGTGAGAGGGGGGCAGGAAAGAGATGCTTACAGCTGAGGAAACGTTTCCTGGTGAGAACCTCCCTGCCATCAATGCGCCTCCTCAGCCTCTTCTGGCTGTCAGCTATCACCCTGGCGACCCACGGCCAGTCTCAGGTCAACAAGACCTTCACCAACCCAGTTCTACCCGGGTGGAACTCGGATCCCAGTTGCACCTTTGTGAAAGAGTGGGAAAACACGTTTTTCTGCACAGTATCATCATTCTTGGCTTTCCCAGGCATCCCGGTGTACGCCAGTAAAGACTTGGTCAACTGGAAGCTTGCCAGCAACGCACTCACGCGGCCCGAGCAAGTCCCAGAGCTGTACAGGAACTCGGGACAGAACGAGGGAATATGGGCATCCACGATCCGTTTCCGCGATGGGACCTTCTACCTAATCACTTCGTACGTGTCTTGGTATGATGGATGGGGCCCGAAGATCCTACTCTTCACCACTACAGACCCCTACGATGATGCATCCTGGACGGGCCCGTTGCATGTGGAGAACCCGGCAAACGACATCGACCCTGACATCTTCTgggacgacggcaaggtctTCATGTCTGTAGCTGCTGGAATCTACATCAGCGAGATCGACCTCACTACCGGCGCGGCGACCGAGCCCATCAAAGTCTGGAACGGGACGGGGGACCGCAACCCAGAAGGCCCGCATCTGTATCGAAAGGACGACTACTACTACCTCCTgatcggcgagggcggcacaGAGACGAACCACTCCGTCACGATCGCCCGGTCGAGAGAGATAGCCGGCCCCTACGAGGGTGCGCCGCACAACCCCATCCTCACGGCCAAGGACACGGATCTGTATTTCCAAACGGTCGGTCACGCCGACCTCTTCCAGGACGCCTCCGGAAACTGGTGGGGCATCGCGCTGGCCACCCGGTCCGGCCCCGCGTGGGAGATATACCCCATGGGCCGCGAAACGGTCCTCTTCGCGGTCGACTGGAAAGACGGTGAGTGGCcgttcctcgacgtcgtccgcggCACCATGACAGGGCCTCTGCCGCCCGTTAACATGGACATCCCGGGAGACGGTCACTGGATTGACGAgccggacgtcgtcgacttcgCGCCGGGGTCGGAGCTCCCGAGgcacttcttcttctggcgGCCGCCCAAGACGTCGCTCTTCACCATCTCGCCACATGGGCAGCCAAACACGTTGGCAATTTCCCCCTCGCCCGTCAATCTGTCCGCAATCCCCGCTTTCGAGCCAAAGGAGGATGGTCTTGGGTTCATTGCCCGCAAACAAAGCGCGACCCTTTTTAACTACACGGTCGACGTTTCGTTCAACCCTGaagtggaagaggaagaggcgggcATTTCGGTGTTTCTGACGCAGGCACAACATATTGATCTGGGGATCGTTAACTTGCAGGCCTGCTCCGGTACAACATTCATCCCGCGGTTTCGGTTCCGCGTCGAAGCATCAGGCAAGCCGAACATCACCGTCCCCGAGACCGTCGTCGTGCCGGTCCCCAAAGAGTGGAGGTCGGAACCGATACGGTTGTCCGTCTCGGCTGTTAGTGACACCGAGTACGTGTTCGGTGCGGCTCCTGCGGCAAGACCGGAAGAATACAAAGAAATCGGCTCGGCAAGCGCCCTCATCGTTTCCGGAGGCAGCGGGCCTTTTACTG GCACTGTCGTTGGCGCTTATGCCACCAACAATGGCGGCCAGGGGAAGACTCCGGCCTATTTCAGTCGGTGGAGATACACTCCTGTTGCGCAAAAGATTGAACAAGACACTCTAGTACCGGCAAAGTAG
- a CDS encoding Putative frataxin/CyaY, with translation MAQARFFHRLWVEEALAASSPVTLAVTWGSKQSNRSCLPSSVPPLRSTIPISNKTDPLQFSLLHPPTTHNSDAKLYNISYPTVQFHPHPAIMARSNLTKLSGAAARTLRASSQARLATPRRSALLLLAPKPVVSVVPARKLFTTSSVAARGIMPDTDDPKVKETPKDEVKMNIVELTDAEYHELSDAHLETILTQLEELADAREGIDVEYSAGVLTVTFPDAGTYVINKQPPNKQIWLSSPISGPKRYDWVIVGDSQNEKEGTAAGAWVYARDGSTLDDLFLKELDIDLSIAPSTYGEDQS, from the exons ATGGCCCAAGCTCGATTCTTTCATCGCCTGTGGGTCGAAGAAGCACTTGCAGCTTCCTCCCCCGTCACTCTTGCAGTAACGTGGGGAAGCAAGCAAAGCAATCGAAGCTGTCTTCCATCTTCCGTTCCGCCTCTACGAAGCACCATCCCAATCTCCAACAAAACCGACCCTCTTCAATTCTCTCTGCTTCATCCACCAACTACTCACAATTCAGACGCAAAACTCTACAATATCAGCTATCCAACTGTCCAATTTCACCCACATCCAGCTATCATGGCCCGTAGCAACCTCACGAAGCTCTCTGGCGCGGCTGCCCGCACCCTCCGCGCCTCGTCACAGGCCCGTCTGGCCACCCCACGCCGCtctgccctcctcctcctcgcccccAAGCCGGTTGTCTCTGTAGTTCCGGCCCGGAAGCTCTTTACGACGTCGTCCGTCGCTGCCCGCGGCATCATGCCCGATACCGACGATCCCAAGGTCAAGGAAACGCCTAAGGACGAAGTCAAGATGAATATCGTTGAGCTCACAGATGCCGAGTACCACGAGCTCTCAGACGCTCACCTAGAGACCATCCTCACACAGCTTGAGGAGCTTGCTGATGCCCGCGAGGGAATTGATGTCGAGTATTCT GCTGGTGTTCTCACCGTCACATTTCCCGACGCCGGCACCTACGTGATCAACAAGCAACCCCCCAACAAGCAGATCTGGCTCTCGTCGCCCATCTCGGGTCCCAAGCGCTACGACTGggtcatcgtcggcgacTCGCAGAACGAAAAGGAGGGCACCGCCGCTGGCGCCTGGGTCTATGCCCGCGACGGCAgcaccctcgacgacctcttcCTGAAGGAGCTCGATATCGACCTTAGTATAGCCCCGTCGACCTACGGTGAGGATCAGTCGTAG